aagataggatgtttcccccacagagagatagctagccagcatctctctacagggggcatcctctcatagccgttttcgtgcatgccttcgatatcagcataactcgtatgccgaaaccgatggatgcgagaggaaaacggcctcttccattccttttcgacttctgcatgtaagtcaggcaagaatggaaggctcacctgggctggagggctatggtcagacaaataacgctcatcgaggcgacctcgcgacgttacttttctggcacgcttccatggcaagacTAATTTTGCCGtgacgcgatccataacctctaacagctccccatacgcagggcaggaggattgagaaggctcagcctcagcttcttcgccactctcagacatctcctgctcttcctgggtaaaacccagcagagcactaacttcagtgccagaatgggttaatgacaacgcatcttcctcccgaagttcacttCGTTTGCTGCCGGAGagggaaaaggaaaaaaagtctctctctacactcctcagcgagatccacctgtgatccccacgagctcatcctcctccgtgcctcggcaacggtgggtcctgagccacgggatccagatggctgtccctctttcctcgaaaagagagacaaacgagagaggagctttttcacataaaaacgctcgcagtgcacgcagattgccccctcgaggacatcgcgtgcgtgctcttcgcccaaacaagagacgcaaagagtgtgtgtcgTCAGGTGTCAAAATAActctgacacggatgcacacactgtttaaacgccttgctagtggatgccatgacaacaataatatatcactcttaccgttttggtcatttctcagatgcacgcttcaaacaaaacagtcaatgaagacgaagaagataagtgaaagggtcctacgggcgcgtatttatagtcgcgctggtagtgacgtcaaaggctgtcgctggccaacacgttggcgtttttcaaagtatgcttcagacacgggtcacgatgaggtgttccccatattGTCCCCTCAGAGggcgcagttcgaagttcccttgacagggaacataAATTTTGTATGATGAGAATTGATAGAGATTTGAATTTACTTGATTTTAAAGATTTACTTATCCCACTCCCCTCTAAATTGTGAAAGAACCCCTGTTCTAAGCAACTAAAGATGATAATgatagtaaattaaattaatatgaattGAACCATTAATATGATAAAACAGACCAGATGACATCGGAAGCCTTGGACATTTAAGTTACAAATGGCTGTGCATGTTCTTACGTTAAAATTTTAGTATTCAGTTTACTTAAACTGTGGCCTGTAACAATGTGAACACAGACAAGCACAGAAAGCAGAATACAAACATTGAAACACTGCAGCATTGTTGTACTAAATATCAGGAATCTTTCACTGATGCTCATCAGTTTTAATTTGACAAACTATTGTCtaactttttttattcaattacgCAATAATAGATTTtgacaagttttatttatttttttaatcttttagacATGCTGACTTAAATTAAGCAAACAACAGAAGCATAGTGTCCAATAATTATAATATGTGCTTGCTTGTTTTCAGGGTTTGTATTATTTGATATGTAAACATTTACGGTAGTAGGATTGTGTGGTCTGAAACATACACAATGAAGGGATTCCCTACAATACTTAATTGTTATTCTTAAAACTTTTTTAGACTGACCTGACTGACAAGCTCAACATCCTTGAAGTCAAAACTGACAAGAATCAGCAGGTTATAACACAGATGAAGGAGCATCAAAACAAATTAAAGGTTGGCAAATGTTTACTTGATGTTTACTCGTTTACTTGTTACAGAATCAGATAAAGGTACTGTAAGAGATGACAAGATGTGCACATACTGTTTTGACTATCACATACTGTATGTCAGCACATGGAGCTCTTGTTTCCTTTGATTTTGCTTTCCCAGGACTTGGCTGTAACCCGCAAACGTATTCTTGAGGCTGAATACAGGCAGATCAGAGAAATGATTGACCGAGACGAGAAAGAAGCCATGCTTGCTATCGATAAGGAACAAGAGAAAGGTCAGAGCAAACTGGTCTCCTTGATGAAGAAATTTAATGAGAACATCGAGAAGATGAATAGGACCAAATCTGAGATCAACAGTCTGCTGGACCAGTCGCAGTCACTAGATTTCTTAAAGGTGAGCCAGAGTGTGATCATGTGACCAAATGTTgaaataaattttcatttttagtactGTTATTTATGCCTTAGATGTATATAGGATTAAATATTCTGTATGAAGCACAGTCCTGGGGTAGGATCTCTCACAAAAAGTTAAAGTCAATTCAAGATATGCTTTATacttgatctttttttttcagcttacctaaatgttttttttcttgtattcgTGTATCATTGACTTTACCAATCTCTGTCACAGGTCTCAGTGGATTTGCCCTCAGTGGTAAATTTTGAGCCCTATAACCCTCGCATTAATGTGGAAGGTAAAGAGGTGATAGCTTATCATTCCTCTGCAGTTGCACTGAAGGAGTGGATCACCAAATTAATGGATCATCCATTAGAAAACAGAATCTCTGTACTTAAACCAGGTGTGTTAGGTGTAGAACCTGTATAAATTGTGCAGCATGTTTTGATGCTTGACGTTTGTATATAGAAACACCACACATAGtctcccttatgaaacaaaaatatattgcagtatattgtaaaatatcatgtaatatattaggcatatattcttatatatatttattttttccaatatattgcaatatattgaaagcggcaatcatttgtatattttgcaatatattatgtgATATacgtatcatcaatatattattaaatatattcaaatatataatatattagaaaataaaaagggaaaataatatattacaatatatcacaatatattttaagaaatatattggtaaatatattttcctttcgtaagggcttAGTGCATACTAAGAGCTCttatatacatttgtttttacagAGTTTGGGAAATCTGTTCTTGGTGCAGGTGAGATTGTGTTTTGAAATAATTGGTGTGGACTAAATAATGGTGTGGAATAATAATGGTGTGGAATAAATCTGGGACATACTAATCatataaagcattttttatacAAGGTATTTTGTTGCCAGTAATATGTTGTTGAAGTTAttctagggctgggtgatatggcaaaaaattaaatctctctctctctttttttttttttgaacgttTGACCAattctctattttattttattttattttattttattttattttattttattttattttattttattttatttaactagtCACCTTAAAATGTTAATACAACAATATTTAAGCAACATAATTATAAATACAACATGATTTAagtaacatttataattatatatatatatatatatattgccacaattttatttataaaaaattaaatcatggcaaaacattaatttctaatatatatatatatatatatatatatatatatatatattttttttttttttttttttttttttttttaatctgaaaaatCACCCAGCCCTAGGGGTTTTATTCTTAACAAAACTGCTGCCAGAAGATTTTAACCACTTCTCTAATCCAATGGGTCTAGGAAAGCAGTTCCCAGGAATCCTAAGTGAGACTCCTGCTGTTCTACCAAATCAAAGAGACATGTGTAAGTTGTAACTTTTTTTGCCTCTTGATTCAGTGTAACCGGtacccattcatccatccattcctTACAATTTTTTCTCATTGAATTTTAAATCATTCTTCTCCCAATATGTTTCAGCACATATGAGATTTCCCAGTCCAGATCGTGGTCCCAAACCCAAGTTTTCAGGAGCTAAACAGAAAATTTCAAGTGAGTCAACTGCTTATATGTTTTGGATATAGATTAAAATGTACACCTTCCTCTCATTGTTCTTCTCTATTTCTTGATAGGCAAGAGTACTAATAATGATCAAAAGGATCACAAAGAGCGTAAAGACCAGAAGCCAAACAGTAAGTTCTGACCACCCCTCAATATGttcattattttttcattaattaatttgtgattttaaatcaataattttattattattattattattttaattgtatatgtCTTTTCCAGAATCTAGGAATCCCTCTAAAGGAGAAAATCCTCTTTTCTCCAAAAGCATGGAAAACTTGCTTGGCACTGCAGCTAAAACTGTAGACATACCTGACATAAGTATGTGGAAACAGttcttgtttattcatgtcctcctaaatgtaatctttactgtaaGGGGTCTTTGCTTCAAAAACTTTTACTGCAATTCTAGAATAGACTGCAGATTCTACTCTATAAACAGAAAAGCAACAAATCAGACCAGGCGtttttaaattatgtaatgtCATGCAGGGGTGCAGTTTAAattaagtgacatacagccaagtatggtgacccatactcagaattcatgctctgcattaaacccatccaaagtgtgcaCAAACAGCAGTGAACGCACACCTGagacagtgggcagccatttatgctgtggcaccccgggggttcggtgccttgctcaagggcacctcagtcatggtattgctggcccgagactcgaactcacaaccttagggttaggagataaactctctaaccactaggccacaacttcccccaaaAAAAGCATCACGCTGCCCTGTGTGAGGCTaaaactcacgaccttcagattatgaaaCTGATGCTCTGCCAACGAGGCTTCACACACAAtgaagtaatattaattaatgtaCATGTGTACTCTTCAAAAATGGCACTGATTGTTGACACACTGACACATtgttgaaatgtgtgtgtgtgtgtgtgtgtgtgtgtgtatatatacagtacagaccaaaagtttggacacaccttctcattcaaagagttttctttattttcatgactatgaaaattgtagattcacacagaaggcatcaaaactataaattaacacatgtggaattatatatggaattatatacataacaaaaaagtgtgaaacaactgaaaatatgtcatattctaggttcttcaaagtagccaccttttggtttgattactgctttgcacactcttggcattctcttgatgagcttcaagaggtagtcacctgaaatggtcttccaacagtcttgaaggagttcccccgagagatgcttaacacttgttggcccttttgccttctgtctgtggtccagctcgcccctaaaccatctcgattgggttcaggtccggtgactgtggaggccaggtcatctggcacagcaccccatcactctccttcttgatcaaatagcccttgatgccttcagtgtctctacaatttttatagtcatgaaaataaagaaaacttttttgaatgaggtgtgtccaaaatttttgtctgtactgtatgCATGCATTTCTTTCATCTTTTTCTGTAGACACCAccttctcatatatatatatatcagtgtttCCCATTCATTAACTAGTCTGTGGCGGCCACCACAGTCTAATCTGTCCCACCACAGTTTCATAAGAAACCgaaaatatattgatgatactcCTCATTACAACATAAAAGGTCTTTAACGTTGTGTTTCATGCCATTGCTTTTGTTAAGTCTCCATCAAATGAACTAAAGCGTATATGACTTTATCCCCTCATCAAGTCTATATACgctgtatataaatatactgaAAAAATAGAATGTACTACATGATagcatttttattgtaaatttgtGTATGATCTAAGaagaaactatgcttctaaccacaggttgAGAGCTATAGTTCTTATCACTTATCACACAAGTTTGCGACactgtttgcaaatgtttgttgAAACGTTGGTTTCATGAAACAGCAAATTGTTGAATTTTGTGCATAATGACTGAATAATCATAGTTGGCTATTATGAAACACACAACTGGTTGATTGGATTTGTTATATTGAGGTATTAATAAAATGAGCAAGCCTTTCATTCCTTTTGGAGGCAATATTTTTTGTGGTTTctgaaacctttttatttattttatttctctcatTACAGATTCACCTGCTAGTTCACCAGCTGTACAAAACTTTGTTAAAAGAAGTGACCTTCTTAAATGTGAGTTTAAAATAGTTAAGATTTTATCCACTTCATGTTCATCACCTTTTACATCTATATGCTTGTGTTTCTCCTGTCTAGATGGCACTATCCTCAGTTTTGACTTCAGAACAGCTCACAAGCGCATCTCACTGTCTGAAAACAACACCAAAGCGACAGTCTCGGATGAAACTGCTCACTATCCAGATATTCCCCTTCGCTTTTCTGTCTGTTCCCAGGTGCTCTGCACAAAGGGTTTCTCTCAGGGCCGTCATTATTGGGAGATCAAAATGAGCAGTAACAACTTCTGCGGATTGGGACTTGCATATGGAAGAATCGACCGCAAGGGTCCCTCTAGCCGTCTGGGGCGTAATGCAGACTCCTGGTGTGTGGAGTGGTTTAACATCAAGCTTTCTGCATGGCACAACAGCATCGAGACGGTGCTGCAGAATCCCAACCCAAGCCGCGTGGGTGTCTTGCTGGACTGTGATCAGGGAAGTGCAACATTCTATAATGTGCAGGACCGGGCCTACCCTTTCCACACATTTGTCTTTCCTTTCACTGAGGCTGTATATCCAGCATTCTGGATCTTCTCAAACGGTTCTTCTGTCTCTTTGTGCAAGCCCAGCAACTGAAAGaacatatgtttattttaatgacttGATGTTTTGTTTACCTTTGGaacagaaattaagatattttttaaattctctCATTTTTTTGTCCATGGAGTAAAAGTCCACACAACCTGAATGTTCAAGCTTCGTGTTTTATGAAATCATTAAAGTATTTTCAATGGATGGGCAAAAATAATTATggtatattaaaaatatcttaattttgttTTCGAAGATGAACAAAAATGGGAAGACAGGAGCATGAGTAAAATAtgacagtatatttatttatgtggttTAAACTAGTCAGGTTTGGtgcaaataaatgatgtttttattaacaagattcgggaggagcgcatcagatacttagcctaatcaacacaggtggaccataatcaagtaatcaatcccatagtataaatatcgctgacttacctctatccattgacgctttatcagcatgctggctcacttcgtctgtcaccttatcacagacccaattttcctaccCAACGAAGAGAGCTATACCGGGGATTATCAGATCTGCTGCTCTTGCCGGACTTGCGATCAttcctaccca
This is a stretch of genomic DNA from Carassius carassius chromosome 10, fCarCar2.1, whole genome shotgun sequence. It encodes these proteins:
- the LOC132151951 gene encoding E3 ubiquitin/ISG15 ligase TRIM25-like; this encodes MAENMSLLGLEDELTCSICLCLFENPVSLICGHSFCANCLEATWNERVSSLSCPQCRMVFPSKPELKKNTVLSAVLDAYRIKAGVSEPVKEHFEVKKKDPNAIKCDNCMEAKAVKTCLTCMASYCEDHVRPHRENAIFRAHQLSDPLPDLMERLCSHHGKLMEFYCSQHQSCICSTCLQDMHKGCEFITTDERRFKQKTDLTDKLNILEVKTDKNQQVITQMKEHQNKLKDLAVTRKRILEAEYRQIREMIDRDEKEAMLAIDKEQEKGQSKLVSLMKKFNENIEKMNRTKSEINSLLDQSQSLDFLKVSVDLPSVVNFEPYNPRINVEGKEVIAYHSSAVALKEWITKLMDHPLENRISVLKPEFGKSVLGAGKQFPGILSETPAVLPNQRDMSHMRFPSPDRGPKPKFSGAKQKISSKSTNNDQKDHKERKDQKPNKSRNPSKGENPLFSKSMENLLGTAAKTVDIPDINSPASSPAVQNFVKRSDLLKYGTILSFDFRTAHKRISLSENNTKATVSDETAHYPDIPLRFSVCSQVLCTKGFSQGRHYWEIKMSSNNFCGLGLAYGRIDRKGPSSRLGRNADSWCVEWFNIKLSAWHNSIETVLQNPNPSRVGVLLDCDQGSATFYNVQDRAYPFHTFVFPFTEAVYPAFWIFSNGSSVSLCKPSN